GGGTGGACGTCACGTCCAGGAGGGTCTTGGAGGACTTCAGGGTCGAAGTCTTGGAGCTCCCCGATTCCCTGGGTCTGACCTGTTCCTTCTTGGGCTGCCTGTTGAGGCTGTAGCTGTTGCTGCTGCGTTTTTCCTGTACCTGTAAAGGTTCGAGTAGAGGAAATAGGCTATTATTGGTAGATGTTCATGGTTCATGGTCTTACGGCAGGTTTATTCCTGAGGTAGAGTCTACTGCCCTCCGGGCTTTTGGTTGTTTGCTCTAGTTTCAGCTTGCTAAGGTAGGGCAGATGCTCGGATCGATCCTCGCAAAATCTGCAGGTTAGGTTAGGCATTTTTTAGAGAAGTCTACAGGCTTGTAAAGTATCTCAAATTACAGAAGGTGAGAATTTTCGTGAATAACTTTAAACCGATTCACTCGGTCTATTTTACCTAATGGAGTCGAAGTAGACGCTCTGCAGCAGTCTCCTGGCGTTTATCCTTTTGTCGGGATCGTACTCCAGCATCAGCTTGAGCAGACGCTTCGCGTGTTCGCTGAAATCCCCGAGCAGACACTGGAGTCCCGTTCCCGAAATTTCGGGGAAGCAGGTGCAGTTCCTAGACCTAGAAAGTGACGATTACTTCCGTACGTTTGAGGGGAAACTCACACACTTGTTCTTCAGCTTTTCCAGCAGTTTTCCGTTGGGCGTGCCTAGGATAGCATGAATCTTGTGCAGCTGATCCAGCTCGTTGGAGCCAGGGAAAAGGGGCTTCAGGCTGAAAATAGTGCTGGATTAGGAAGGGGGTAATATCGGCTTTTAGACCTGCCATCTTCTTCGGGAAAAAGCATAACAAATATCTCATATTTTTACGGCTTCACTTGAAGCTTTTGGCGATGGAAACAGCAGAAGAAGCCATTAAGAGCAATTCTGATATGTTACCTCAATAATGCCCTTTTGTGCATGTTCTATTGAACAGGGCTAAACCGCAAGAGTTGATTTTTGCTCAACACTTACGTCAGCATTTCGTAAAATACGCATCCAGTTGCCCAAACGTCCATCTTGGGTCCGTAATTTCCTACTGTCAGCAAACATTCTGGCGAACGGTACCAACGAGTAGATATGTACTCTGTGTAAGGAGGCTCGCTGTATATGCCCCTCACCGAACCTAAATCAGCCAATTTTATCAGCTCACcctgaaaaatcagaaatatcaGATGACTGATACCTTCATCCATTGATATAACCTCCAAAATAATCTAATGGCGTAAAGTTGGTACTGCGAATTTTGGGGGATTTTACTTACTGAAGTTGTCATCTTGATCAGGATGTTCTCCGGCTTAACATCTCTATGAAACAGTCCGTGGTTATGAAGATGAGTCAGTCCTTTCAGAATTTGGTACAGGAAGAACTTGACTCTTGTTTCAGGAAGCCTCCTAGATGCACGACAGAAAAGATTCCTTGAGAATTTGACTTCTACATTTATCTAACTCTCCCAAAAAGTTGAAATGCTTTATTATCTCAAACAATAAGAGCTATACACTTTGAGATAGCTTGCTTCTTGATTTTGACAACTGTATCTTACCTGGTACGGTTTTTCAGCAAATCATACATGCTCATGTCcatcaattcgaaaatgaaaatggcTTTTCCCGTCAAATTTTCGCTGAAAAGTAGCATGGATCAGAACCTCGTTTTGGGCGGTTTCAATATGACGTACTTACTAATGAAACTCTAACAAATTCAAGACATTCTGATGATAGGGAATTTTCTGTGCCGCTATGATCTCGGCGCAATTTAACACGCCTtcgttactgaaaaaatattcaattttttacgtTTGTTATGGCTCGAAATCGAATCTGATATAATAGTTTAAAAGcgattaatttttagcttcagGTCAGGGTATAACATCAAAGGCGGTTTATTTTTTAGTAATATCGTCGTATATATGCATAATTTTGCATTGAGAGGCCAACATAGTCTATAAAAATTCTGTATCTAATTGATACAAGCATGTAATCGGTACTTTTAGGCCATTTTAAACAATTTTCGTGTCAATAACTTACGAtttatatgatttttttaatCTTTTGGCAGCGAAGCATTCTCCTGTCTCCCGATTTTGACATTTGAGTACTTCCGAAAAAGAACCTTCCCCAATTTTCTGCAGTACTTTGTATTCTGCAAAGGAAATGATACTATCAGTACGCATCTCGAACAAGTTTCATCTACTTACTGCTTTGAAAATTTGACATTTTTCCTAAAAACTTTtatattttctataattttgaatAATGGAAGAAAATGTCAACGAGTTGAATGACTGAAAAACGAATTGATGGAATTGAGTTGTTAGGGAAACCTATGGGAAATAAGAAATGAACACCTGCGATTCAGGTGAAGTGATGAAATTTGATTGTTCATCTTGGGATCTTGTAAGAATAATACGAACTGATCATTGTATTGGATATTGCCTTTCAAGGATTTTCACTCGAAATGTggacaatgaaaaattttagacTCATTTGAATTTACCACTGAGTGATTTCTGCTCACGACTCACAGTCGCTAGATTACTAGAATCGTCTTTCACAACGATGAGCCTAGAGTTCAGCTaatcaaaaattacaaaattttcCAAAACCTTCAATGAGAATAGTGTGAAAGGCCCCTTAGATTAAAGACCACGTGCGAACATCACCTAATTCCTAACCTAACAAACACGTGTCAAATTTGGCACATGTCAGAAATAATTTGACAGTAGTTAATATGTGCGATTGCTGCGATTTAAATTAACGATTTTTTGCCACTTCTAAAATTCTCATtcccaattttcattttcacaaGTAACGACCAACATAACACATTGCCGAGTCTGACAGTGCCGAAAAAAAAAAGCAACAGTTTCTCTCTGTACTGCTTCGGCATCGTCGTTAGTTCTTTGCTCCTATTTTTGTTGAAACTGCAAAACTCGGTTATATTGAATGTTAGAGTGAATTATCGTTTATAATATTCCCTTCAACATTGAGTGTTCCGTCTCTCAGATTTCGATAGAGCCAAAACCCGAAAAATGGGAGAGAATAACGCTGATACCACATCTGAGTGCGTAGCCGAATCCCAGATATCCCAAGGGTGCGATGGACCACCACAGATACAGAAGAGAAACTACCAATCTTTATATGGTAAGTGTTTGGGGGTGAGTTTTCCTTCGAAATTCCAATGTTGAAAATGTTATCATTGCTTGTAGATACACAATCACATGCTTATCGCAGTACTCCCATCATATGACCACACAaaaaacattcaacataaaaagCTGGTTATGCTAGTTCTGCAACATATGAAGAAGTACCAACTATTTGACAAGAAAtatcttttgaatttcaaaacaaacttattcattttcaaaaagttTTTTAGGAATACTTGATTATAATACTCATGCCTGAGCGATTTTcaatgatgaaatg
The window above is part of the Coccinella septempunctata chromosome 8, icCocSept1.1, whole genome shotgun sequence genome. Proteins encoded here:
- the LOC123319392 gene encoding MAPK/MAK/MRK overlapping kinase-like isoform X1; its protein translation is MSNFQSKYKVLQKIGEGSFSEVLKCQNRETGECFAAKRLKKSYKSNEGVLNCAEIIAAQKIPYHQNVLNLLEFHYENLTGKAIFIFELMDMSMYDLLKNRTRRLPETRVKFFLYQILKGLTHLHNHGLFHRDVKPENILIKMTTSGELIKLADLGSVRGIYSEPPYTEYISTRWYRSPECLLTVGNYGPKMDVWATGCVFYEMLTLKPLFPGSNELDQLHKIHAILGTPNGKLLEKLKNKSRNCTCFPEISGTGLQCLLGDFSEHAKRLLKLMLEYDPDKRINARRLLQSVYFDSIRFCEDRSEHLPYLSKLKLEQTTKSPEGSRLYLRNKPAVQEKRSSNSYSLNRQPKKEQVRPRESGSSKTSTLKSSKTLLDVTSTLSGNRKSSRSKGTEVQEAKPSKTWNPKPPLFIPVRDKSKTRKPSGDKFRKTTSNLAQFAHAPLLTQKEIAENKSFQSKSFVQPLRKSSRKSSQADEKLNKNLDKLKRTT
- the LOC123319392 gene encoding MAPK/MAK/MRK overlapping kinase-like isoform X2 gives rise to the protein MSNFQSKYKVLQKIGEGSFSEVLKCQNRETGECFAAKRLKKSYKSNEGVLNCAEIIAAQKIPYHQNVLNLLEFHYENLTGKAIFIFELMDMSMYDLLKNRTRRLPETRVKFFLYQILKGLTHLHNHGLFHRDVKPENILIKMTTSGELIKLADLGSVRGIYSEPPYTEYISTRWYRSPECLLTVGNYGPKMDVWATGCVFYEMLTLKPLFPGSNELDQLHKIHAILGTPNGKLLEKLKNKNCTCFPEISGTGLQCLLGDFSEHAKRLLKLMLEYDPDKRINARRLLQSVYFDSIRFCEDRSEHLPYLSKLKLEQTTKSPEGSRLYLRNKPAVQEKRSSNSYSLNRQPKKEQVRPRESGSSKTSTLKSSKTLLDVTSTLSGNRKSSRSKGTEVQEAKPSKTWNPKPPLFIPVRDKSKTRKPSGDKFRKTTSNLAQFAHAPLLTQKEIAENKSFQSKSFVQPLRKSSRKSSQADEKLNKNLDKLKRTT
- the LOC123319392 gene encoding MAPK/MAK/MRK overlapping kinase-like isoform X3 gives rise to the protein MDMSMYDLLKNRTRRLPETRVKFFLYQILKGLTHLHNHGLFHRDVKPENILIKMTTSGELIKLADLGSVRGIYSEPPYTEYISTRWYRSPECLLTVGNYGPKMDVWATGCVFYEMLTLKPLFPGSNELDQLHKIHAILGTPNGKLLEKLKNKSRNCTCFPEISGTGLQCLLGDFSEHAKRLLKLMLEYDPDKRINARRLLQSVYFDSIRFCEDRSEHLPYLSKLKLEQTTKSPEGSRLYLRNKPAVQEKRSSNSYSLNRQPKKEQVRPRESGSSKTSTLKSSKTLLDVTSTLSGNRKSSRSKGTEVQEAKPSKTWNPKPPLFIPVRDKSKTRKPSGDKFRKTTSNLAQFAHAPLLTQKEIAENKSFQSKSFVQPLRKSSRKSSQADEKLNKNLDKLKRTT